In the genome of Pelobacter seleniigenes DSM 18267, one region contains:
- the gabT gene encoding 4-aminobutyrate--2-oxoglutarate transaminase produces MLNSTELAEVKHAPSERSKALLQEKSTYVAAGITHAAPIFIKEAKGAVIEDIDGNRYLDFYTGIGVTTAGHCPAPVVAAIKEQADRLLHSCFMVSMYEPYVQLAKKLTEITPGSHQKKAMFVNSGAEAVENAIKIARAYTGRQGVICFESGFHGRTLLTMSLTSKVKPYKHGFGPYAPEIYKVPFPNLYRSQLHTTQEESCQAYLDYFERFFIAEVDPSHIAAIILEPVQGEGGFNIPPQGYWQGLRKICDKHGIVLIADEVQTGFTRTGKMFAVEHFDVVPDLMTVAKSIASGMPLSAVVGRSEIMDAPGAGQIGGTYGGNPVACAAALATIELLERDNLADKAMALGETVVTRLRQLQKKYPRIGDVRNLGAMIALEFVTDPQSREPDKATASAVIAECVKHGLLVIGAGIYGNVLRLLPPLVVSDEQLAQALQIIEDAVDVVLG; encoded by the coding sequence ATGTTGAACAGCACCGAACTGGCAGAAGTCAAACATGCGCCGAGCGAACGGAGCAAAGCCCTGCTCCAGGAAAAATCAACCTATGTGGCTGCCGGCATCACCCATGCCGCGCCAATTTTTATCAAGGAAGCCAAAGGGGCGGTGATCGAGGATATCGACGGCAACCGCTACCTGGACTTTTATACCGGCATCGGCGTCACCACGGCCGGGCATTGCCCGGCACCGGTGGTCGCGGCGATCAAGGAGCAGGCCGACCGGCTGTTGCACTCCTGTTTCATGGTGAGCATGTACGAACCCTACGTCCAACTGGCCAAAAAGCTCACCGAAATCACCCCGGGCAGCCATCAGAAAAAAGCCATGTTCGTCAACAGCGGGGCCGAGGCGGTGGAGAACGCCATCAAGATCGCCCGGGCCTATACCGGCCGTCAGGGCGTGATCTGCTTCGAGTCCGGTTTTCACGGCCGCACTCTGCTGACCATGTCCCTGACCAGCAAAGTCAAGCCTTACAAACACGGCTTCGGCCCCTATGCCCCGGAAATCTACAAGGTGCCGTTCCCCAACCTGTATCGCAGCCAGCTGCACACCACGCAGGAAGAAAGCTGCCAGGCTTATCTCGATTACTTCGAGCGCTTTTTCATCGCCGAGGTCGATCCGTCTCATATCGCCGCCATCATCCTCGAACCGGTCCAGGGGGAAGGCGGGTTCAACATCCCGCCGCAGGGTTACTGGCAGGGGTTGCGGAAGATCTGTGACAAACACGGCATCGTGCTGATCGCCGACGAAGTCCAGACCGGTTTCACCCGGACTGGCAAGATGTTCGCGGTGGAGCACTTTGACGTGGTGCCGGACCTGATGACAGTCGCCAAGTCGATTGCTTCCGGCATGCCCCTGTCCGCAGTGGTCGGCCGCAGCGAGATCATGGACGCCCCCGGCGCCGGGCAGATCGGCGGCACCTATGGCGGTAACCCGGTGGCTTGCGCCGCCGCCCTGGCCACCATCGAGCTGCTGGAACGCGACAACCTGGCTGACAAGGCCATGGCACTGGGGGAGACCGTGGTCACCCGGTTGCGGCAATTGCAGAAAAAATACCCCCGTATCGGGGATGTCAGAAATCTCGGGGCAATGATCGCCCTTGAGTTCGTCACCGACCCGCAGAGCCGGGAACCGGATAAAGCCACCGCCAGCGCCGTGATTGCCGAATGCGTCAAGCATGGCCTGCTGGTGATCGGTGCCGGTATCTACGGCAACGTACTCCGGTTGCTGCCGCCCCTGGTGGTGAGTGACGAACAGCTAGCGCAGGCGCTGCAGATTATTGAGGACGCCGTCGACGTCGTTCTGGGTTAG